Below is a genomic region from candidate division WOR-3 bacterium.
GGTACACCAAGAACCTGACGGCAGTGCGAGATGGCAAGCAGAAGCCGGTGCTTGTCACCTGCCGGGACGAGGATGAGCAGGTGAAGGTCGTCTGCGACCAGATACTTGAGCACCTGGAGCAGGGCATCAAGCTGCAGCAGCAGGCGGTGCTGTTCCGCGCCGGGCATCACTCGGACCAGCTTGAAATCGAGCTGGCCCGGCGCAACATTCCTTTCCATAAGTACGGCGGCCTCAAGTTCCTCGAAGCCGCGCATGTGAAGGACCTGCTCGCGCTCCTCCGCATCCTCGAGAACCCGCGCGACGACATGAGCTGGTTTCGCGTACTGGAGATGCTCGAGGGCGTGGGTCCGAGGACGGTGGAGCGGTTCGTCGCCGACCTCGAGGCGCGCACCTACGATCTCGCCGTACTGGGCCAGATTACCATGCCGGCTGCCGCGCACGACCAGTACCAGGCGCTGGCGCAGACGCTGCTCGCCTTGCGCAAGGAGGAGCTGCCGGTCGCGGTTCAGGTCGAGCGGCTGCGCCGATACTACGAGCCGTTTGTCGCCACTCTCTATGACAACCCGAAGCCGAGGCTGCGCGACCTGGAGCAGCTTGAGGCGGTGGCCCAGAGGTACAAGTCGCGGGCCAACTTCATTTCCGACCTGACGCTCGACCCGCCGGACACGACCGCGGATTTCGCCGGTCCGCCGTTCAAGGACGAGGACTGGCTGGTGCTATCAACCATGCACTCGGCCAAGGGCTGCGAATGGAAGGTGGTCTACGTCATCCACGCGGCCGACGGTATGATTCCCTCGGACATGGCCACCGATGATGACGACAGTGTTGAGGAGGAGCGGCGGCTTTTCTACGTGGCCGTCACCAGGGCGAAGGACTGGCTCTACGTTGTCTTCCCGCTCCGCTACTACTACAAGCGGTATCCGATGGGCGACGCGCACGCCTACGCACAGCTCACCCGCTTCGCGCCGGCCAGTGTTCAGAAACTGATGGACGCGCGCGGCGGCAACTCGCTTGAGGTCCACGATGGCCCGATGACCGACGAGGAAATCCGGGCCAAGATCGCCAAGTACTGGGACCGCAGGTTCTAGCGAAAACGGGGACTGTACCGCGCGTCCTCGCGCTCCTGAGGACTGTCCCCGTCTTCGCGATGCCGCCTCGCGCCGTAGGCGCGGTTGGATTCCACGAAGCATCTCTCGAAGCTCGTCCCGAAGTACCGGCCGAAGCTTCGCGCGCTGCGTACTCACCTGCGCAGGTGAGTACGCAGCTACCTGTATCTCAACCTCTACCTCAACCTCGACCTCAACCTCTGTTCGTCGCTGCTCCGCGCGTTCCTCGCGATGTTGTTCGAGACGTTGCTCCAGAAGAAGTTCATGCCGTTGCTCGGTTCGATGCTCGCGGCGTTGGCTGTTGACATCTAGCTTCTGACCTACGGCTTCTTGGTTCTGCCGCTGCTACCCACCAGGCAGCCTCTGGGCCGCCCACTCCCCGGCAGTATTGTGGTCAGAGACAGCCGGACCACTACATGTAGACGTCGTCTTGCACGTCTATTGTGTCCATTGGCAGACCACAAGGGCGGGCCTTCGCCAGCCACTTCTTGGCCCGGCTTCGACCCCTCTACTCTCGACTTTCCACTCTCGCGCGCTTGCGCGCCAGCACTCGCCGACGGTTCCATCCTGCGTCCGCTAACTCTGCAGCCACGAAACGAGAAGGCTGCCCGCGTTCTCGCGGGTAGCCTTCTCGTGGGGCCGTTTGGCCTATTCGGTGAGAACT
It encodes:
- a CDS encoding ATP-dependent helicase, with amino-acid sequence MLYTSAVPELPDWLSGLNPQQLKAVTHGDGPLLIIAGAGTGKTNTLAHRVAWLIHQGVQPGRILLLTFTRRAAQEMLNRAQSVTKQTTAKVWGGTFHSMANRLLRTYGRVVGLQPDFTVMDESDSSDMLGLIRAQMGLSSKEKRFPRKATIRAIYSRVVNSREPLATVLKKEYPWCVEAEEGLRAIFNTYTKRKGARQVLDYDDLLLFWNHALEDASVADAMAGRFDHILVDEYQDTNIIQAEILQRLRQKNRNITVVGDDAQSIYSFRAATIKNILDFPDQFPGTTVVTLEQNYRSVQPILDVGNAVMKPAPHRYTKNLTAVRDGKQKPVLVTCRDEDEQVKVVCDQILEHLEQGIKLQQQAVLFRAGHHSDQLEIELARRNIPFHKYGGLKFLEAAHVKDLLALLRILENPRDDMSWFRVLEMLEGVGPRTVERFVADLEARTYDLAVLGQITMPAAAHDQYQALAQTLLALRKEELPVAVQVERLRRYYEPFVATLYDNPKPRLRDLEQLEAVAQRYKSRANFISDLTLDPPDTTADFAGPPFKDEDWLVLSTMHSAKGCEWKVVYVIHAADGMIPSDMATDDDDSVEEERRLFYVAVTRAKDWLYVVFPLRYYYKRYPMGDAHAYAQLTRFAPASVQKLMDARGGNSLEVHDGPMTDEEIRAKIAKYWDRRF